The sequence tgtTTCTATAGCTCAtgtttgttggaaaaaaaatcagtattttatatttagtgtTTCTAGTAACCACATGTTTGACGCAAACTGTATATTGTGGTCGATgagataaaataatttcaaatttgtttatcAAAACTTCCCAGTGGCCATCTTGAGATCCCTTTCATGTTCcttgattttcttcttattaatgCTGCTCAAAATTTGATTATGTAactatttgtttgatttaactATTGATTAcaacatttctcattttttatcggatgtccccgaagggaccattttaaaaaatgttgattacaacatttctcattttatcatttttttcttctttatattatCACCAAAATCCTATACTACAAGCTAATCATTCTGTCCCATATTTCTTCTCATTCTGTTTTACAGTCTTGTTACAAAATTTAGTGGTTTAAGATGCTATATTTCGTTTTTGAGTATAACACAACCAAATTGACAcgttttgagatatttttgtATGTACAAGTATGTGTATTAATATCGATCATAAACccaaaattagaaagaaaacatagaTAAATTTTTTGTTGTCAATGCTAACACACAAAAAAGCAACACGATTGTTTTATAAGATGAAATGAGAATACAGCTTTTGAATATTAGTCTAATACAGCTTTTGAATATTAGTgtttaatccaataataatacaGTTTTTCCGTCGCACCATCTTTTGAAAAGTAAATACCATCATCTTGTGCATCCCATGTATACACTGTGTCACACCTATAAATAGGATCTCCTATATATGCTAAAAAACTTCTATGATATTCCATATGAACTCCCTTCCACAAATCACAAGTGAATAACGTCGTCGCGAAAATACCATCGTAGAAACTAAAATTGTATGTAGGACCTTGAAAGTTCACAAAATGAGCACCTAGATCGTCGTCTCTGGACTTGCAATGAACTTTTAGAATACTATGACTTTGAGAAAGGTTGTTTTTAAGAACAATCATGTTTTTATGACATTTAGCGTCATTCGACACAAAACAcgaaacaaatatgaaaaacagaaagcttaatgcaagtttcattattttgtatCAATCTAAGTATACTTATATGAGTATTATTGGAAAATAcatcttaattatatttgtgtATGTCTTTGCAGATTTATAGACTTATGATGTTTGAAAAagtctgatcttttttttttataaaacaaagataaatcttttaatgATAGTATTTGACTAGATTTAAGTCTTTGactagttttcttcttttcttctttcctcacACTTAATAAACTGGACAAAGTCTTAGTTAGTCAATATTAAACATCCCATTTTCgattttttattatacatattagaatacatatgtatttaaatcaaaataatataagaaaacaaagaggaaaagaagaagtacataaaacaaagaaacaataaaattcagaacaatgtaaaatatatagtaaacaaaaaatataatcaaactcttatttgggtttttaacctatgcaagaacattataaaataacaaagaaaatatttaggatttagaatatggtggaggaggatgtgagaatggttattaaTAGGATAAAAAGTGATAGAAGTTACATTTATGAATGGAGGATaaaaagtcaattcacaatttatgtaatttcagttacaatttagaattatataatgaatttgaaatatgcattaatgtatataatttaatgtgttgtttaattaaaatatgcatattaatacatttttaacatgttttattatattaaattaaattcattgaatACACaactatgatattattatgggagttacaaacaaatttttatgtttttccaactcctaaaattaaaacccatttaaTTAAAAGTGAGTGTTTGTGGGttcataatttgattcaaagtATAATATGTTACACATTAATCGTTTAAAAGGAATAAGAACATTTAATTCTcatataaacttgatttttttgtcaaaccaacatatgtgaatttaaatttaactatagaaatttaaaaaataaatatgaatagattagaaaggtaagaaatataaaagaaatattttatttttatataaataaaataaaaattgaaataatgttaaatatataatactttctaaattaaaatatagaatcaaactcttacaacacatatgagatataacaaaatttgatattggtgggagaggagagaatgattacttaattataagatgataatccaaattagataatggagatgaatctttaaaaataagaacaatgtaaaatatatatcatgtagtctctaaaattaaaatttagcattaaaattttacaatgatatttcatttggtttttttgtaacccatacaacaaaaataagaaattgaaaaaaaaatgaattgaggtattgtggaagagaatgagagaatgtgaaaatgagaaagtaaaagaatgtcattttGTGATAATGAGATAATACTTATCTATATGgtaagaattgatggaagttatatttagaattataataattataatttattatgtttgaataaaattgagtagtggaatatgattaatgcataatttattttattttcagtaataattttattttaatatgtaagttaaatgttttgtgttaattgagtcttaaatattgtttaaagcaattaaacaattagaaaacaaattataaaaataaaaaatttagaaagtattaaatgaaaatcaaccaataaggagagaccaaaaccttacttttatatatttgattttttacagGTTTGAATGGTTGTTGTTGGTCCACTACCGCCGAGTCGTCGTTTGAGCCGTCGTCAATTATATCAACATTCTATCTTTGTTCTATCattctagtttttgtttgaataattcCATGTTTCTTCTATCGttctagtttttgtttgaataattcCATGTTTCTTctatcattttagtttttgtttgaataattcCATGTTTCTTctatcattttagtttttgtttgaataattacatgttttttaACCTTGGTATGGGAATATATAGTGTAAAGATTTCATACATATCGAAAACAATAGCTAGATACTCTGCGGGATCTATCGTATGGTAATTACAAACAGTTAGGCTTAATGTGaaactatataaatagaaaCAGTTCAGGTGATCGAAATCGAATAAACCTCTTCACTTTCTCTAAGAGAGAATAATAagaaatttctaaaatcttttgAAACACAATACCCCTCTTTTAGTTACCAAATGTAATAAAAGTCATTTCCTTTGttactttggaaaaaaaagtaagagattTTGGATGAGGATAGAGTTGGCGATGCGAGCTTTCTCAATGGTTTGGTCAAAGTCAGGTAGTGGTGTAGGAGGAGACCCAGACGCCTCGGATGGTGATAATGAGCCGGCTAAAGCTTGTGATCCTGCAAGAGCTGTATCTTGTTCCTGTTTGATATAAGATACAAGAACAAGAGCTTTCACTCCGCTACCTCATTTCAATCAAaacattagagagagagagagagagagagagagagagagagagagagagagggggggGGAGATTAATTTACattgaattcttcttcttctgcttgcCTGATGAGTTCGACTTGAACACGAACTGGATCGAGTAGACGTGGGGACTCCAACCTTGTTATCCTCTGGCATCATCGAACATTATGTTATCCAAGTCAATCAAGAAGTACATAGAAAGACTGAAATGGCATAAATGTATTGAATTAGTTACCTCAAGAAAGGCTGCATTTTCAGGGTCATCCAAACTCTTTAACGGACTATCATCCACAGTGAAACCGTTCTTCCAGATAGTTACAATGTACATGAACACTTCATATGGCTCGTCTTGtcgcttttgtttttcttgaagcTCAGCTGAAACTGTTTGTTCAGACATCAATCTTGGTGACTGCTCAGGTCTTTCTATAGCTGATTCCTTAGCTCTGTCGAAAATTGCATCAGGACATCTTTAGCATCCCACTAAAGCTACCACATACATTCAATCACATGACATTGATCTTGATGACTCCTCACATGAATCACATGACTCCATATGAGAAGTATTTCACCACTATAGATAGGACACACAAAGCTAAGGTTGGATTGGCCGATGGAACAGTTAGTTTGGTAGAAGGAAGAGGAGATGTAAAGATCAAGATGAAGGGAGGGAAGAAAAAGACTATCAAGAATGTGATTTTCGTACCTGGGCTCAACAGAAATGTGTTAAGTCTTGGTCAGATGATATCTAGAGCCTATGCATTCACAGAGGGAGGAGGAGGCGAATGCATTATCCGTGATCGGATTGGGGAAGAATTTGGGGAAAGTATGTGGACGtgttgttggatatgggctacgcccaatatgccactcggcccaacgaGATTTATTAACTGTGATCTCGGCCCGACAAGAAAGGAGCA comes from Camelina sativa cultivar DH55 chromosome 19, Cs, whole genome shotgun sequence and encodes:
- the LOC104767690 gene encoding plant UBX domain-containing protein 6-like; the encoded protein is MSEQTVSAELQEKQKRQDEPYEVFMYIVTIWKNGFTVDDSPLKSLDDPENAAFLERITRLESPRLLDPVRVQVELIRQAEEEEFNEQDTALAGSQALAGSLSPSEASGSPPTPLPDFDQTIEKARIANSILIQNLLLFFPK